GTAGCAATCGCTCCTAAAGCTGAGTGTCTGGATGAGGCAATGGAAAGAGCTTGGCAAAGAAGAGAATCATGGCGTGAAATTGCTAAAGAGGCATATGTGAGCGTGCGAAAAGTAATTCCCCGCGATCCCATAGATGAATTTGTGAGCGAGATAAAACTATTAGTGGAATGATTCTTTCAAGAGATTCTAATTAAGAAGCCTAAGAATTCTAAAAGGGCTGAAAGAGTGCGATATCAGATAATTTTTATAGGAGGATTATGAGGAGTGTAATGATGAAAATTCATAGTATATGCTTAGTCAAGAATGAATCTGATATTATCACTCAGACTTTAAAGTCTGCTGCAAGTTGGTCGGATTTCATTTATGTTTATGACAACGGCAGCACTGATGGAACCTGGGAAAAGGTTATAAACCTAGCTAAAGACTATGAACAAATAATTCCCTATAAGCAGGATAGCCAGCCTTTCGCAGATAGTCTTCGTAGTGAACCTTTTAACCATTATCGAGCCAACAGTTCTGAAGGAGATTGGTGGTGTAAGTTAGACGCTGATGAAATATATATTGACGCTCCACGAGTATTTCTATCCAAGATACCAAGGAAATATGAACTTGTTTGGGCAGCTAGTTTTGAATATTATTTTACAGATAAAGATTTCTATCTCTATAATCAGAATCCATCCTTATATGCAGATGATGTACCAGTAGAAGAGAAATGCCGCTATTACATCAATAACTGGTCAGAACCTCGCTTTTTTAGATATAAAAAAAGTTTAGTGTGGGAAAAAAGCTTAGTAAAAAGTGAAGCGCCAATGCCATCTGGACTCGGTGCTTCTTATATAAAAAGGATAAGGCTTAAACATTTTCAGTATCGTTCACCGCAACAAATACAGAAAAGACTAGACACCCGAATGGAGGCGATGCAAAATGGAGTTTTTCTGCATGAAAAGCGAAGAGATTGGAAGCTAAAAATAGATTTAGATAATAGTCATGCTGGTGATGAAAATAATTTTGAGTACGATAAAAATTATATTCCGCAATCATGGAAAGAAAGAGTCGTCGAAGCATCTAAATTCTTGTATGATGCACATGATGGAAAATATGTCATAAATGAAGAGGCAATACCAAAAATTCCTACTAGTCCATCAATTCTGTCTAAATTAATTAATCTAATATTAAGAATACCAAATAAAGTCAAAAGCTTTCTACGTCAATCTTCAACAGTTTAAGTTCAGCTTATGCCTCACGCTGAACTGTATTAATCAAATATTGGGTGTAACGGCATAAGCTGAAGTCCAAATTTTTAGATGCTATGAAATCAAAAATTTTCCAAAAAATAGAATATCCTCAAATTACTCCTATCCCTGAAGGAGTTCACAGGCCGTTCTGGTCAGTAATGATTCCTACTTACAACTGTGCAAATTACCTTGTCCAAACTCTTGAAAGCGTTTTGGCTCAAGACCCTGGGTCTGAACATATGCAAATTGAGGTTGTCGATGATTGCTCAACTAAAGATGACTCAGAAGCAGTAGTCAGAGAAATAGGGAAAGGTCGAGTGTCTTTCTATCGTCAACCTCAAAATGTAGGTGCAATTCGTAACTTCAACACCTGTATTCAGCGTAGCGTAGGACAATTTGTCCACATTCTTCACGGTGATGATTTTGTTGCACCTGATTTTTATTCATCATATGCAGAACTTTTGCAATCACATCCAGACGCTACCTTAATAATTAGCCCTTCAATTTCCGTTGATGAAAATAATCAGCACATCCATGTTGCATCTCCACTCGCAAATATAGATGGAATCATAACAGAATTTGCAGAAATTCAAGCTCTTAGAAATGAGATTCATACACCTACTGCGGTTGTACCTCGCAAGGTATATGAGCATAGCGGTGGTTATTATCTGCCACTTAGCCATACTGCTGATTGGGAAATGTTCTTTAGAGCCGGTCTTCATGGCAAGGCAGTTACTTTAGATAAGCAGGTTGCTTACTATCGTATTCATTCAGGAAGTGATACAAGTCGTTTAGCACTTACAGGTAAAAATATTTGGGAAGCCAAATATACAGTTGATATGTGTATGCAGCAATTACCTGAGAAAGTTCGCCGAGAAATTGATAATAACAGATATTCCTACATTGCAGGTTTAGCTCATTACTTTTACTCAGAGTTAGCTAATAAAGAAATGTGGAAAAGTAGCCTAATTCATGCAGGTTGGCACTTAAAACTATCTCCTAGTAAACCGACTCTTAAAGTTTATTTAACTGCTTTAGCTAGGTATGTGTTGTACGGAGTTTTAAAGTTTGATATGCAATTACTCAAACAAAAAAAAGATATGTCTAGTGCTAGCTAGATGAACTTAAATATAGTAACTATCTCTGAAATATGAAAATAGCTATTGTTAGCAAGTCTGATAGAATTGCGGGTGGGGCAAGTAGAGTTGCCGAGGAACTCGCTAACTGGTTAAGTGATGCAGGGTATTCAACTGATCATTTTGTAGCTTTGAACTACAAAGAGCCTCTTTCTTTCCAACGCAATCTCTATGGAGAAGGTCGTAGAAAAAGGATCTGTGAAAAGATTCATGAAAAGACCAATGAGTACGGTTTCAGTGAACTGTTGCCTGTTGAATACTGGTTGAATCTAAGTAGAGTTCTCGATAAGTATGATATTGTCCATTTTCATGATCTATATACTGCCATATCTCCGGTCACTTTAGCTCTAACTTCTCGACGCAAACCAACTTTTTTCACGGTACATGACTGTTCTGCATTTACTGGTGGCTGTCTGTACCCAATGGATTGTGAGAAGTTTACTAGCCATTGTCATAAATGTCCCCAATTACCTCCGGGTAAAAAGAAAGCTCACATACCTGATCACACAAGAGAAGTTCAAGCAATCAAACGATGGGTTGCTGGGCAATTCAATGTTCGCTACATATTTCCGAGTCAATGGATGGCTCAACAGGCTCAACAGGCTCTCAAGTTTAAAATTCCACCTATAGTCATTCCGAATGGTCTTGATTTGAAAGCTTTTCCGTTAAAGAAAAAGCTAGATGTAAAAATTAGTTTAGGTATCCCAGAAAACCGTAAAGTAGTTGTTATTTCAGCACATTGGCTCAATGATATTCGTAAGGGCGTGCAGTATGCAATTACAGCCCTTCAAAGTGTGCGCGATTTGTCCCCATTCGTTCTAGCTGTGGGACATTGCAACGATGAATTGAAGCAGGCATTGGAGGGACTTGAGTTTAGAGAGATGGGTTATATTTCAGACCCTAACTTCTTAGCTCAAGTCTACTCCGCAGCAGATGTAATGCTCTTCTGTACCCTTGCCGATAATCTGCCACTTACTGTTATGGAAGCAATGGCTGCATCTACTCCAGTCATTGGTTTTTCCACAGGGGGTGTTCCAGAGATGATACAGACGGGACGTAATGGCATCCTTGTTGACCCTACTAACCAGCAGGCACTAAATCAAGCCCTGCGCCAAGCATTATTATCCACCGATTTGGAATCAATGGGTCAGCAGGCAAGAAGGGATATTGAAAAGAACTTTTCAAGAGATGCATTCATTGAGAAGCATCTGCAACTCTATCAGAATTTTGAGCATTTATTGTCGAAAATATCCACACCGTCTGTTGTACAGCCTGAACCTGTAATAAACAGATAAGTCAAGCATTACGTTACAGAAAACACATTTGAGGAATGATATGGTTTTTGCTCCAACTCTAACACTTTCAACCACTACCTCAATTAGCTCTGAGAATAACCGTCTTTGCCTGATTTCTGGCTCAGCCAATGTCCCGCTATCTCAGGAAGTTGCTCAGTATCTTGGTATGGAGTTGACTCCTACAGTCCGTAAGCGGTTTGCCGATGGAGAGATTTATGTTCAAATTCTGGAATCAATTCGAGGTTGCGACGTTTATCTGATTCAACCCACATGTTGTCCAGTCAACGATCACCTCATGGAATTGATGATCATGATTGATGCCTGTCGTCGCGCCTCGGCGAGGCAAATCACAGCAGTGTTGCCCTACTCTGGCTATGCCAGAGCAGATCGTAAGACAGCAGGACGGGAATCGATTACGGCTAAACTAGTGGCAAACGTCATTACCAAAGCAGGTGCTGATCGCGTTCTGGCAATGGATTTGCACTCAGATCAAGTTCAAGGCTTCTTCGACGTTCCACTAGATCATGTCTATGGCTCCCCTATCCTGCTAAATTATCTGCAAAGCAAGCAACTTTCTGATATCGTTGTTGTTTCCCCTGATGTTGGCGGAGTAGCGCGAGCACGAGCATTCGCCAAGAAACTCAACGATGCACCGCTTGCCATTGTCGATAAGCGTCGTCAGGCACACAATGTTGCTGAAGTCATGAATCTCATCGGTGACGTGCAAGGTAAAACGGCTGTTCTTGTGGACGACATGATAGACACCGCAGGCACTATCACCGAAGCAGCAAAACTGCTTCGCAACGAAGATGCACGCCAAGTTTATGCTTGTGCAACCCATGCAGTCTTTTCACCACCTGCGATTGAACGTCTGTCAAGCGGTTACTTTGAAGAAGTCATCGTTACAAATACCATTCCCATTGTGGATCAGAAGCGCTTTCCACAATTGACAGTATTATCTGTCGCTAATCTCATTGGTGAGACAATCTTCCGCATTCATAAAGATAGTTCTCTTAGCAGTATGTTTCACAGCTAAATTAAAATTTTTCATACATACACTCATGTTCCCTGACTAAAACATCAATCAACAAATAAGTCAAGTCTTGCACTTTTCGTTGAATTTTATAACAACATTGGTGAAACTCTGATGAAAAAGATAGTTTACTCATTTGACGTGTTTGATACATCCCTAGTTCGGACTTGGGTGAGACCAACCCACCTCTTCTGGGAAGTAGGCTATCAACTACAAAAAGAAAATATCATTCAAGTTTCACCTGAATATTGGAGTCAAATAAGAATAGAGGCTGAAAGAAAAGCAAGAGAGATTGGAACGACATATGAAGTCACACTAGAAGAAATATATGAACAACTTGCTTTTGCCTTAAACTTGTCAACTTATGAAGTTGAAAAAGCAAAACAGAAGGAAATAGAAATTGAGCTATTGAGTTTACGTCCAGTACCAGCAACCCAAAAGAAAATTCAATCACTCCATCAAGAAGAAAAACCAATAATCTACATTTCAGATATGTATCTATCTGAAGAGGTGATACGGAATTTCTTGAAAGAAAATAAAGTCTGGATACCAGGTAGTACTTTGTACGTTTCCTCAGAGACAAGGATTAATAAAGCATCTGGTAAGCTATTTCAACACTATTTGGCACAAGAATCTCTCAAACCATCACAGTTATGTCATGTTGGAGATAACCTGCACGCAGATGTCAAAGTTCCGAAAAAACTAGGTATTCCATTTGAATATTTTACTCAAGCTCACCTCAATAGATACGAAGAACAACTAGCCGACACTACAGAGCTTCCCTTAAAGTTTAGATCCCTATTGGCTGGGGCTAGTAGACTAACACGTATGCACTCTGAGGAAACAAATCCTGATAAACAAGTTATTTGGAATACAACAGCAAGTGCGATCGCTCCTATTTTATTTGGTTTTGTCTACTGGTGCTTAGTAGAAGCCCAAAGAAGAGGGATTCAAAGACTATACTTTGTTGCTAGAGATGGCCAGATTCTGCAAAAAATTGCTCAAGTGATCTGCAAAAATTGGGGATTCAAAATAGACTGCCGCTACTTATACGGTTCTCGCCAAGCTTGGCATTTACCTGCTCTCCAAGAGCTTGGCAAAGTTGAGCTTGACTGGCTTTTGTTGGGTACTAGTGCTAAGGATATCACTCAGTTTTTATCAATTCGTTCCATTTGTGACCGAGTTAACATCTCACCAGAGCAAATTCAAGATATCCTAAGTCGCTACGGTTTCCCACCAGCAAAATGGGATAGTAATCTTCAGCAACACGAACGTGATTTACTCACGCAGGTGTTCACTGAGAAAGAAGTTACTGAACTTATTATCTCAACTGCTGCCACATACCGTGAGAAGGCAATCGGCTACTTTCGTCAGGAAGGGATAGGCGATGGAGTTCCCTTTGGTTTTGTGGATGTCGGCTGGAGTGGACGCATACAACGCTCTTTTAGTAAATTGTTGAGCATTGCTGGTCTGTATCCAGAATCTGGCGTGTGTGGTTTTTACTTTGCCTTTCATAGCCGGGTCAAATCATTTCAAAATGATCGTTTACTGGCTTATTTCCATGATGTATACGGTCCGATTGATCGCTATCCTCTCTGTAAGTACAGATGCCTATACGAACTTTTTACCGCAGCAGATCATGGTAGCACTATGAACTATGAGCGATGCGGTGAGCAGTATATTCCTGTACTTCGTTCCCCAAAAAACGAAGAAGCAATTAATTGGGGGATATATGCTTTGCAAGGTGCTGCTGTTGAATTTGCAGAGCAAATGACAAGCAACTTAAGCGAGAAAGAATGTACAACTGATCTTTTCCTAAAGGCATCTGAAATGTTGGCAAAGGAATTTGTCCTTAATCCTTCCCGTCAGGAAGCAGAGACCTTTGGTTCCTTTTTGATATCTGGAGATCAAACTGAAAATGACTTCTATGAATTAGCACCCATTTACAATTTAGCTGACTGGTGGAGACTACTGTTTTATCGTAGGCATCAACACATAGATGTCTGGTTTACAGCTTCAATTGCCAGAAGTAACGCCATTTTGAGAAAGCTCCTTGGACCAAAGACATTCACCATGATTCGCAAGATAAGGAAGAAGTTAGGCAAGTTAAAGCTTTCTATTTTACCAAAACAAGTGAGTCAACTTACGTAACCTGGGCTTGGACTATCGTCTTCATCTTGGACAAATAAGAATTGTTTTCCACCAATGATGTTGAAAATAATTGTTTCCAGGCAGGATTTACTCAGAGGCATTTCTAAATCTATCAAAGTCTTGATTCATAACAAAACGAATTTTAAGAGTCCACAATTGTCATACCGTCTGTGGTAACAACTCAATCTACGAGTAAATAAATAAATCAAAATCTTGCGTTTTTTGTTGAATCCCATAATCGGTGAAACCTGATGAAAAAGATAGTTTACTCATTTGACGTGTTTGATACATCCCTGGTTAGAACTTGGGTCAGACCAACTCATCTCTTCTGGGAAGTAGGCTATCAATTACAAAAAGACAATCTCATTCAGATTTCGCCAGAATCTTGGCGTCAACTAAGAATAGAGGCGGAAAGCACTGCAAGAAAGACTTTACCTGTAGAAGAAGTCACACTAGAACAAATATATGAACAACTTGCTCCTTCCTTAAAGTGGTCAAGCGATGCAGTTGAAAAAGCAAAACAGAAGGAAATAGAAATTGAGCTATTGAGTTTACGTCCAGTCCCAGAAATTCAAAATAAAATTCAATCACTTCAACAAGCAAATAAACAAATTATATTCCTCTCAGATATGTATCTACCTGAAGAGGTTATTCAGGCTTTCTTAAAAGAAAAGAAAGTCTGGACACCTGGTAGTACTCTGTACGTTTCATCAAAAGTAGGAGTTAATAAACTATCGGGCAAGCTGTTTCGACATTGTTTGGCAGAAGAAGCGCTCAAACCATCGCAGTTGTATCATGTGGGAGATAATTTACGCTCAGATGTAAAAAGACCAAGAAAACTTGGTATTCCCCATGAATTTTTTACTCAGGCTCACCTCAATCGTTATGAAGAACAAATAGCAGACAACACTCAGCTACCTATAAAGTTTAGATCCCTATTAGCAGGTGCTAGCAGACTCACTCGTTTGCAGTCTCAACAAACAACTCCTGATAAGCAAGTTATTTGGGATACAACAGCAAGTGCGATCGCTCCTATTTTATTCGGTTTCGTCTACTGGTGCTTAGTAGAAGCGCAAAAAAAAGGTATTCAAAGACTATATTTTGTCGCCAGAGATGGGCAAATTTTGCAGAAAATTGCTCAAGTTATTTGCAAAAATTGGGGATTGAAAATAGACTGCCGCTACTTATACGGTTCTCGTCAAGCATGGCATTTGCCTGCTATCCAAGAGCTTGGCGAGGTTGAGCTTGACTGGATTTTAGGTACGGGGGGTACTAAATTTTTATCAATTCGTTCCGTTTGCGACCGGGTTAACATTTCACCAGAGCAAATTAAAGACGTGCTGAGTCGCTATGGTTTTCCAACAGAAAAATGGGATCTGAATCTTCAGGAGCAGGAACGGGGATTACTAAGGCAGGTTATCACTGAAAAGGAGGTCACTGACCTTATCATTTCAACTGCTGCTACCTGTCGCGAGAAGGTGATCGGCTACTTCCGCCAAGAAGGGCTAGACGATGATGTTCCCTATGGTTTTGTGGATGTGGGTTGGGCTGGGCGTATACAACGCTCTTTCAGTAAAGTACTCAGCATTGCAGGTCTTTATCCAGAAGCTGGCATCTGTGGTTTTTACTTTGCCCTTGTAGAGCGGGATAGGCCATTGCCTACTGACCGTTTACTGGCTTATTTCCATGATGTAGACCAACCAGGCGCTCGCTCTGTTGTCTGTAAGTACAGATGCTTGTTCGACCTTTTTGTTACCGCAGATCACGGGAGCACCATAAGATATGAACAATGCGGTGAGCAGTATCTTCCCGTACTTCGTTTCCAAAAAAACGAACAAGCAATTAATTGGGGTTTGTATGCTCTGCAAGGTGCTGCTGTTGAATTTGCAGAGCAAATTACCACAAATCTGAACGATCAAGAATGTACTACTGACCTTTTTTTAGAGGCATCTGAAATTTTAGCAAAGGAATTTGTCCTAAATCCTTCCCGTCAGGAAGCCCAAGTGTTTGGCTCCTCTGTCTGGTCGGGAGATATGACCGAAAATGACTTATATGAATTAGGACCGATTTACGGTTTATCCGACTGGTGGCGACTATTGCTTTATGGTAAGCATCCACATGAAGATGTCTGGCACGCTGCTTCAATTGCTAGAAGTAACGCTATTGTAAGAACGCTCCTAGGACCAAGGAGTGTCAGGATGATACGTAAAATCAGGAAGAGTTTGGAAGACTTTAAGCGTAGTTTTAGATCAACAGCTATTAAGACGACTTAACATTGGCTTGTCCGATCGTCTTCAGCAGAAAGCCCTCCTAGTGAATCAGAATCTGAGGAAAACACAGAATCTTCAGTTGCTCGTGAAAGTTTCAAACCACAATTTAACCTCAAGCAAGGAGAAGTTGCGTGAAAGTAGATTGGTTGATCGTAGGAGCCGGATATTCTGCCTGCGTGCTGGCTGAAAGAATTGCCACTCAACTTGCACAAAGAGTATTAATTGTAGAACGGCGAGACCACATCGGTGGCAATGCCTACGATTACTACAATGAACATGGCATCTTAGTACATAAGTACGGTCCTCATATTTTCCATACCAAGTCCAAAAAAATTTGGGATTATCTCTCACAATTTACAGAGTGGAGACACTACTATCACCATGTGCTGGGAGTACTAGAGGGCAAAAAAGTTCCTATTCCTTTTAACATCAACTCGCTCTATGCTCTTTTTCCTCCAAAATATGCAGAAAAGCTGGAGGATTTGCTTTTAGAACACTTTGGTTTTGGGGTCAAAGTACCAATTCTTAAGTTACGTGAAAGCGCCAGCGGTGACCTAGAGTTTTTAGCTAACTACATCTATGAAAACGTTTTCTTGCGCTACACAGCTAAACAGTGGGAACTGAAACCAGAGGAACTCGATAGGGGAGTCACAGGACGTGTCCCAGTCTACATCAGCCGGGATAACCGCTATTTCCAAGACCCCTACCAAGCCATGCCCAAGTATGGTTACACCGAGATGTTCCGCAAAATGCTAGCTCACCCAAATATAAAAGTACTCCTGAATGCGGACTATCGTGAAGTTGTTAACGATATCAAATTCAACCGGATGGTTTACACAGGGCCAATCGATACTTTCTTCGACTATATGTATGGTGAACTACCTTATCGCAGTCTACGCTTTCAGTTTGACACACTAGATCAAGAACACTACCAGGAAGTGGGTACTGTGAATTACCCCAACGACTACGACATCACCCGCATCACTGAGCAGAAGTACTTGTCAGGACAAACCTCACCTAAAACAACCTTGGTCATGGAGTATCCTCAAGCATACGTTCCAGGGAAAAATGACCCTTACTATCCCATCCCACGTGAGGAAAATCGGGAGCGTTATGACCTTTACCTGAAAGAGGTTGAGAAACTCAAAGGTACAGTCATCTTTGCTGGAAGACTTGCTGAATATAAGTACTACGATATGGATCAAGCAGCATTACGAGCTTTGAGCTTGTTTGAGAAAGAAGTAGCGCAGTGAGCAGTTATGTTTAGAATCATCCCCCCAACTCTCCGTGGGTTGGGGGGATTAATCTATTGTGTTGCCTTCACTTCCCTCCCACGTAAAGTGGCACTGCACGTCCATTACCATGCCAGAGGAGCTGATCGCGAGTAAATTGACGATTTTTAGCTCCACGTTTCTCTTGAATGTGAACCTGGAAATCCTTATTATTCCCGTAGCTAATCGAGGCATAAGAGAGCGCAACTCGAGAGTTGTCATTGATGAAAGCGATTTCCTTTGGTGGCACAGTCACATTCGCATATAATAATGCTCCAAATATCTCGCTTGCGCTGCCTCCTTTGGTATGCAACACAGTGTTGATATTACCTCCTTCGGTCTTAAGACCTAAGACCCACAGCTTTCCGCCATTATTGAATATCTTTTTACTTGTACCTTCAGGGTTTAGTTGACGAGCCCAGACTTTCTGCGGATGCTCAAAGTGCCAACCTTCAGCTGAGACATCCTCAATAAAGAGCTTCCCGGCTTTGGGCGTGTTCCGAAATACATACTTCTGATCGTTAGGTTTTAATGAACAACAAGCCACGTCCTTCAAAAAGAGTGTTCTGGAGGTGGCTTGTTCAAAACCAATCATTCCAGGCTGTGGTGAGCCTTCTTGATAGAGGTTCGTGACATTAAGATGTTCAATGGTCACATCAGTTGCTTTTCCATTTCCAATCCGAATGAGCGGTTTCGGACGGTTTGCATCCTTAAAACCTGTTCCGTTATGAGAAAGCACAGCATCTATCGCCATGATCTTACGAACGTTTCCCCTAACGCGCAGGGTATCACTTACAAAGTAGCGACCAGGCGGAAAGTAAATAGTAGACTTGCCCGAGTCGAGCGCTTTTTGAATTGCAGCCGTATCATCGTCCCAATCATCGCTTCCATCTGCTTTTTTCCCTATTGCACCAAAATCCGCAACATTAGCCCAGTTTGAGAGATTGTTGTCATGATAGTTTGGTGGTTCCTCAACGGGAAGATTGAGAGAGGAGTTGGAGGCAGATTTAAACAAAGTAAAAGGAGTGCTTGAGGTAAACTCCTTGACTTTACTTCCCTTCACAACTTTCTTATCTTGCATAATTGTTGAGCGATAACCAGAAGAACGGACATTCCGGGCAAACAGACGGCTATTATTTTCAATAGCACTTACTGAGCGACTACCACCACGGAGGTTCGCGTCAAGAAGGGCAATCAGGCTTGTAATGTTATTGTTGCGTAACGCAGGAACACTATTATTACTCGAGAGATCCCGTATTGCTACAATGTTGCCCGAGTTCTGTAGACCAACAATTTTTTGATTGCAAAGACTAATATGCTCAAGGGTAATACCGTTGACCTCACTCTCTATACGGATACCATAGTCAAAGCCTTCAACAACGACGTTCTTGACAAGAGCAGGACCAATCCACTTTCGAGTCATGTCAAGCCCGACGATTCCTTGACCACGAAGTCTGACATTGCGAACAGCGCCAGTGTTGTTGGCTAAATAATCAAGTGCGATCGCTCCACGGTTTTTGCCAGTGTCAATCGTCAGGTCTTCAATGTAGTTTGCAAACGCCTCGTTCCCTTCTCCCTTAGCAGGATAGTCTTTGCCTCCACCTTGAGGCTGCTCCACATAAAGTCCTGACGCGGTGTAGACTACTGCTTTAGGCTTGCTGGGGTCATTGTAACCAGGTGCGTTGTCCTTCAAGCGAATAATGGTGCTGGTTCGATTCTGTCCTTGAATCCATAGTTGTGATTGCCATTTGCCGTTCGTGTCTCGCCACTCAAGGCGATCGCTCACAAGATAAGTTCCTTTAGGGAAGTAGAGAATTTTGCGTTGACCCACGTTCTCCCGAATTGCCTTCAGGATTGCTTGAGTATCATCTGTGACACCATCACCCTTTGCTCCATAGCGAGTCTTTACATTGATAACTATATTCTCAGGAAAGAGTTTATCTTTTGTCGATTGAGTGGTAGCAACACAAATTTTCTCCCCTTTGTTAAGAGACTTCTCCTCAGAAAGACCTAACAAAGTGACAGAGATGTTTGTACCTAGTATGGATTTTGTGAAGGCAAACAGCAGAGAGAGTACTATCATTCCACAAATTATGGAAATCAAAAATACTTTCTTTCTGCGCTTATTCTTTGTCATAATTACCTCGCTTCTTGCTATATCGCAGTTATAGCGACGTTTTCCCTCCTTTCGCTACGCAAAGGATTCTTGGTTTATACAGTTACCATAAAACTCTCTATACTCTCGCAAGCATTGCCTAAACAGGCTATCTACCTAAATGCACCACGTCGAGCCTTGTTTAGACAGTTCTAGAAGCTTATTTTTGGCTCTAGGTTATCACCTTGCAAGACTGCTTACAAGCATTTACCACGGGGATTTCAATTGTTGCTCTCATGTCCAAATAAAAATTTAAACATATTCACGTTGAAAGTAAAAATATCCGGAAGAAACGGAAACTTTACAAAAAAAATACATGATTTTCAAAATATTTTGGAGATTTTTACGTAGCTCAAACTGGGATTATACAAGTGTTCCAACACTTTCGGATTCACTTGAAGGACGTTACTAAGTACATTTGCCAGTAAAAATATCCGGAATAAGTGCTCATTTGCCGAAAAAGTATGACAGAATCCTTTAGGGGTAACTACCAAATTA
The sequence above is a segment of the Mastigocladopsis repens PCC 10914 genome. Coding sequences within it:
- a CDS encoding glycosyl hydrolase family 28-related protein, which translates into the protein MTKNKRRKKVFLISIICGMIVLSLLFAFTKSILGTNISVTLLGLSEEKSLNKGEKICVATTQSTKDKLFPENIVINVKTRYGAKGDGVTDDTQAILKAIRENVGQRKILYFPKGTYLVSDRLEWRDTNGKWQSQLWIQGQNRTSTIIRLKDNAPGYNDPSKPKAVVYTASGLYVEQPQGGGKDYPAKGEGNEAFANYIEDLTIDTGKNRGAIALDYLANNTGAVRNVRLRGQGIVGLDMTRKWIGPALVKNVVVEGFDYGIRIESEVNGITLEHISLCNQKIVGLQNSGNIVAIRDLSSNNSVPALRNNNITSLIALLDANLRGGSRSVSAIENNSRLFARNVRSSGYRSTIMQDKKVVKGSKVKEFTSSTPFTLFKSASNSSLNLPVEEPPNYHDNNLSNWANVADFGAIGKKADGSDDWDDDTAAIQKALDSGKSTIYFPPGRYFVSDTLRVRGNVRKIMAIDAVLSHNGTGFKDANRPKPLIRIGNGKATDVTIEHLNVTNLYQEGSPQPGMIGFEQATSRTLFLKDVACCSLKPNDQKYVFRNTPKAGKLFIEDVSAEGWHFEHPQKVWARQLNPEGTSKKIFNNGGKLWVLGLKTEGGNINTVLHTKGGSASEIFGALLYANVTVPPKEIAFINDNSRVALSYASISYGNNKDFQVHIQEKRGAKNRQFTRDQLLWHGNGRAVPLYVGGK
- the glf gene encoding UDP-galactopyranose mutase is translated as MKVDWLIVGAGYSACVLAERIATQLAQRVLIVERRDHIGGNAYDYYNEHGILVHKYGPHIFHTKSKKIWDYLSQFTEWRHYYHHVLGVLEGKKVPIPFNINSLYALFPPKYAEKLEDLLLEHFGFGVKVPILKLRESASGDLEFLANYIYENVFLRYTAKQWELKPEELDRGVTGRVPVYISRDNRYFQDPYQAMPKYGYTEMFRKMLAHPNIKVLLNADYREVVNDIKFNRMVYTGPIDTFFDYMYGELPYRSLRFQFDTLDQEHYQEVGTVNYPNDYDITRITEQKYLSGQTSPKTTLVMEYPQAYVPGKNDPYYPIPREENRERYDLYLKEVEKLKGTVIFAGRLAEYKYYDMDQAALRALSLFEKEVAQ
- a CDS encoding HAD family hydrolase encodes the protein MKKIVYSFDVFDTSLVRTWVRPTHLFWEVGYQLQKDNLIQISPESWRQLRIEAESTARKTLPVEEVTLEQIYEQLAPSLKWSSDAVEKAKQKEIEIELLSLRPVPEIQNKIQSLQQANKQIIFLSDMYLPEEVIQAFLKEKKVWTPGSTLYVSSKVGVNKLSGKLFRHCLAEEALKPSQLYHVGDNLRSDVKRPRKLGIPHEFFTQAHLNRYEEQIADNTQLPIKFRSLLAGASRLTRLQSQQTTPDKQVIWDTTASAIAPILFGFVYWCLVEAQKKGIQRLYFVARDGQILQKIAQVICKNWGLKIDCRYLYGSRQAWHLPAIQELGEVELDWILGTGGTKFLSIRSVCDRVNISPEQIKDVLSRYGFPTEKWDLNLQEQERGLLRQVITEKEVTDLIISTAATCREKVIGYFRQEGLDDDVPYGFVDVGWAGRIQRSFSKVLSIAGLYPEAGICGFYFALVERDRPLPTDRLLAYFHDVDQPGARSVVCKYRCLFDLFVTADHGSTIRYEQCGEQYLPVLRFQKNEQAINWGLYALQGAAVEFAEQITTNLNDQECTTDLFLEASEILAKEFVLNPSRQEAQVFGSSVWSGDMTENDLYELGPIYGLSDWWRLLLYGKHPHEDVWHAASIARSNAIVRTLLGPRSVRMIRKIRKSLEDFKRSFRSTAIKTT